A section of the Campylobacter porcelli genome encodes:
- a CDS encoding COG3400 family protein, producing MKNILIIADGILAKNFLERLFNSKNNALHNYTVITYNEETIPSWDVNFENFIFYNFDPTSLGKLKLHLKSEFEQAMVIMQNEFDIKCVCENLRQIYPNLDMDVLDLWGMGRYFSGDNHISIIDARKILSSRFMDFLPDVPVIADNIGMGVGEIMEVQVPNGSSYAYRHVGNIRKKRWKIAMIYRKGSYTIATADDLIMPNDTLLIVGEPRILESVFRAIKKEPGQFPNPFGNNIYLELDMKFMSKNEIDLLIDDTIELHNRLNNKKLFIKVINPTLCSNFSRIKELKSNKIFIDIDYFSTKISINKSKMNELDIGLVITNSKVFNHYKRGFEALKVPILKIGKNGFKILKKGVILGDKTDAESNSSVIMDCCKQLDFSIDFYHFDTKIDNDSKKVIEHFKSLSKIFNKKVNIINDDINPLLKLRNSDDILQFLSFSNKILDNKFGAIFSKDINRLYYILDDNYQLFIPQNDKI from the coding sequence ATGAAAAATATTTTGATTATTGCTGATGGAATTTTGGCTAAAAATTTCCTTGAGAGATTATTTAATAGCAAAAATAACGCCCTGCATAACTATACAGTAATAACCTATAATGAAGAGACTATCCCTAGCTGGGATGTGAATTTTGAAAATTTTATATTTTATAACTTTGATCCAACTAGCCTTGGTAAGCTAAAGCTACATTTAAAGAGCGAATTTGAACAAGCTATGGTGATAATGCAAAATGAATTTGACATAAAATGTGTATGCGAAAATCTGCGTCAAATTTACCCAAATTTAGATATGGATGTGCTGGATTTATGGGGTATGGGTAGATATTTTAGCGGTGATAATCATATATCTATCATTGATGCTAGGAAAATTTTAAGCTCTAGATTTATGGATTTTTTACCAGATGTGCCAGTTATCGCTGATAATATAGGCATGGGGGTAGGCGAGATTATGGAGGTTCAAGTCCCAAATGGTAGTAGCTACGCCTATAGACATGTAGGAAATATCCGTAAAAAGCGGTGGAAAATAGCTATGATATATAGAAAAGGTAGCTACACCATCGCTACTGCTGATGATTTAATAATGCCAAATGATACACTTTTAATCGTAGGGGAGCCTAGAATTTTAGAAAGCGTTTTTCGTGCGATTAAAAAGGAGCCAGGTCAATTCCCAAATCCATTTGGAAACAATATATATTTAGAGTTAGATATGAAATTTATGAGTAAAAATGAGATAGATCTACTCATAGATGATACTATCGAACTTCATAATAGATTAAATAATAAAAAGCTTTTTATAAAGGTGATAAATCCGACTCTATGCTCTAATTTTAGCCGTATAAAAGAGCTAAAATCTAATAAAATATTTATAGATATTGACTATTTTAGCACTAAAATTTCGATTAATAAATCTAAGATGAATGAGCTTGATATAGGCTTAGTAATCACTAATAGCAAGGTCTTTAACCACTATAAAAGAGGTTTTGAAGCCCTTAAAGTGCCTATTTTAAAAATAGGAAAAAATGGATTTAAAATATTAAAAAAAGGTGTAATACTAGGCGATAAAACAGATGCCGAGAGCAACTCTAGCGTGATAATGGACTGCTGTAAGCAGCTAGATTTTAGTATCGATTTTTATCATTTTGATACTAAAATTGATAATGATAGCAAAAAGGTTATAGAGCATTTTAAGAGTCTTTCTAAAATCTTTAATAAAAAGGTAAATATAATAAATGATGATATTAATCCGCTTTTAAAGTTGCGTAATAGTGATGATATTTTACAATTTTTAAGCTTTAGTAATAAAATTTTGGATAATAAATTTGGAGCGATATTTTCTAAAGATATAAATCGCCTGTACTATATATTAGATGATAATTATCAGCTTTTCATACCGCAAAATGATAAAATTTAA
- a CDS encoding SDR family NAD(P)-dependent oxidoreductase: MKNTAFITGATSGFGEAMARALSKDGYKLILLGRRKDRLENLADELPNSHIIACDIRDKNALFKAIDELPSEYRDIEILINNAGLALGLERVNEASLDDFETMIDTNIKGLLYATKAVLPIMTKRKSGYIFNLGSVAGQWPYPGGNVYGATKAFVKQFSFNLRNDLKGDNIRVTEIAPGIAKTEFSLVRYKGDEQKSDAVYDGTKYLSADDIAKIVLDCINLPKHVNINSLEVMPTTQSWAGFFFEKE, from the coding sequence ATGAAAAATACAGCTTTTATAACTGGAGCTACTTCTGGTTTTGGGGAGGCGATGGCTAGGGCTTTATCTAAAGATGGTTATAAGCTAATCTTGCTTGGTCGCCGTAAAGATAGGCTAGAGAATCTAGCAGATGAATTGCCAAATTCTCATATAATTGCTTGTGATATTAGGGATAAAAATGCTCTATTTAAAGCTATTGATGAGCTACCAAGTGAGTATAGAGATATTGAAATTTTGATTAATAATGCTGGGCTTGCCCTTGGGCTTGAGAGAGTTAATGAGGCGAGTTTAGATGATTTTGAGACTATGATTGATACCAATATAAAGGGACTTTTATACGCTACTAAGGCTGTTTTGCCTATTATGACTAAGAGAAAAAGTGGCTATATATTTAATCTTGGCTCCGTAGCTGGTCAGTGGCCATATCCTGGTGGGAATGTATATGGTGCTACTAAGGCTTTTGTAAAGCAATTTAGCTTTAATCTTAGAAATGACTTAAAGGGTGATAATATAAGGGTTACAGAGATTGCTCCTGGCATTGCTAAGACTGAATTTAGCCTAGTAAGATACAAAGGAGATGAGCAAAAAAGCGATGCTGTCTATGATGGGACGAAGTATCTAAGCGCTGATGATATCGCAAAAATCGTGCTTGATTGTATAAATTTACCCAAACATGTCAATATAAATAGCCTTGAAGTTATGCCTACGACGCAGAGTTGGGCTGGATTTTTCTTTGAAAAAGAGTAG
- the trmA gene encoding tRNA (uridine(54)-C5)-methyltransferase TrmA → MDCKYLHKCGSCALTISYNEQKKLKIAKIKELFGKFYSGEFEFFQSNEAGFRSRAEFGIWHEDGDISYCMRGVNSQKLPIDSCQIVDLKISNLMPRLLNAIKDDEALVGRLFGVEFISSAKSLVATLLYHKDIDQIYDNLARLQSRLEIGLIARSRGVKLEFGNVNIDEILMVNGRKFYYTMSDTAFIQPNRNMNEKMISWAVDGIMGGADLIELYCGHGNFTLPISFKFNQVLATEISKSSINMALKNCKLNSVNNIKFARLSAAEIMSAMAKEREFERLRGVDLDSYKFSHILVDPPRAGCEDSVLKFMSGIDNIIYISCNPHTLRDNLNILSQTHKVVKFAIFDQFVHTNHIECGVILEKFN, encoded by the coding sequence GTGGATTGTAAATATTTACATAAATGTGGTAGTTGCGCCTTAACGATTAGCTATAATGAGCAAAAGAAGCTAAAAATCGCTAAGATAAAAGAGCTTTTTGGAAAGTTTTATAGCGGGGAATTTGAATTTTTTCAATCAAATGAGGCTGGATTTAGGAGTAGGGCGGAGTTTGGTATCTGGCATGAAGATGGCGATATAAGCTACTGTATGCGTGGGGTTAATTCTCAAAAATTGCCAATTGATAGCTGTCAAATAGTGGATTTGAAAATATCAAATTTAATGCCTAGACTGCTAAATGCTATTAAAGATGATGAGGCTTTAGTGGGGCGGCTATTTGGTGTGGAGTTTATCAGTTCGGCTAAAAGCTTGGTGGCAACACTTTTGTATCATAAGGATATAGATCAAATTTATGATAATCTAGCAAGATTACAAAGCAGATTAGAAATCGGCTTGATCGCTAGAAGTAGGGGAGTGAAGCTAGAATTTGGCAATGTAAATATCGATGAGATATTGATGGTAAATGGGCGTAAATTTTACTATACTATGAGTGATACTGCCTTCATCCAGCCAAATAGAAATATGAATGAAAAGATGATTTCATGGGCTGTAGATGGGATTATGGGTGGGGCTGATTTAATAGAATTATATTGCGGTCATGGTAACTTTACTTTACCTATTAGTTTTAAATTTAATCAAGTTTTAGCTACTGAAATCTCAAAAAGCTCAATCAATATGGCTTTAAAAAATTGTAAATTAAATAGCGTAAATAATATCAAATTTGCTAGATTAAGTGCTGCTGAGATAATGAGCGCAATGGCTAAAGAGCGAGAGTTTGAAAGATTGCGTGGTGTAGATCTAGATAGTTATAAATTTAGCCATATATTAGTCGATCCACCTCGTGCTGGGTGTGAGGATAGTGTGCTAAAATTTATGAGCGGGATTGATAATATTATCTATATTTCGTGTAATCCACATACACTTAGAGATAACCTAAATATTTTATCACAAACTCACAAGGTGGTTAAATTTGCCATTTTTGATCAATTTGTCCATACTAACCACATAGAATGTGGCGTAATATTAGAAAAATTCAATTAA